The following are encoded together in the Strongyloides ratti genome assembly S_ratti_ED321, chromosome : 2 genome:
- a CDS encoding HIV Tat-specific factor 1 → MSEGESSTNSASNTTTTSTAEQRFLDNRWVAWNRKDTFMEYVDNEWKYITDEKIKSSLRVRWDPIVNEEFLAMYKMNYGTEEEVEEKVSQSEAIKMYMEEKEHIEEKHNDKINDNKVIINDDKQKKNKNSKRPAGWIDFDEEKNTTVYVQGLPLDINEERFIEIFSKCGVIQNDPRTNLPKIKLYKNDDGSLKGDGTCRYIKRESVFLALQILDGMKLEDGCELKVEEAKFKMKGEFDPKKKKRGLTVQEKKRFLNKQNKIFEFKPDLPVNYRPKSDCIVIIKNAFDINELIQDASLLFDLKEMANELLNKYGPVKKVIVYENHREGVISGKYNNTDESDMAVKHLDGSFFRNRIISVDYWDGRTKYNVEEDDEQNKARMEHWKQFLGCEDDTDEEIKDQ, encoded by the exons atGAGTGAAGGTGAATCTTCTACTAATTCTG caTCTAATACAACCACTACTTCAACAGCAGAACAAAGATTTCTAGATAATCGTTGGGTAGCTTGGAATCGTAAAGATACATTTATGGAATATGTTGATAATGAATGGAAATATATAActgatgaaaaaattaaaagtagtTTACGTGTTAGATGGGATCCAATTGTAAATGAGGAATTTCTTGCAATGTATAAGATGAATTATGGTACTGAGGAAGAGGTAGAGGAAAAAGTTAGTCAAAGTGAGGctattaaaatgtatatgGAAGAAAAAGAACATATTGAGGAGAAacataatgataaaataaatgacaataaagtaattataaatgatgataaacaaaaaaaaaataaaaattctaaaagaCCTGCTGGATGGATTGATtttgatgaagaaaaaaatacaacTGTTTATGTTCAAGGTTTACCATTAGATATTAATGAGGAAAgatttattgaaatatttagtAAATGTGGTGTCATACAAAATGATCCTAGAACAAATCTTccaaaaattaaactttacAAAAATGATGATGGTTCTTTAAAAGGTGATGGAACTTGTAGGTACATTAAACGAGAATCAGTATTCTTAGCTCTTCAAATTCTTGATGGTATGAAACTTGAAGATGGTTGTGAATTAAAGGTGGAAGAGGCTAAATTTAAGATGAAAGGTGAATTTgatccaaaaaaaaagaaaagaggTTTAACAGTTCAAGAAaagaaaagatttttaaataaacaaaataaaatatttgaatttaaACCTGATCTTCCAGTTAATTATAGACCAAAATCAGATTGCattgtaattataaaaaatgctTTTGATATAAATGAACTTATTCAAGATGCTTCATTGTTATTTGATTTGAAAGAGATGGCAAATGAATTACTTAATAAATATGGACCAGTCAAAAAAGTTATTGTTTATGAAAATCATCGTGAAGGTGTTATTTCTggtaaatataataacacAGATGAATCAGATATGGCTGTTAAACATTTAGATGGTTCATTTTTTCGCAATCGTATAATATCAGTAGATTATTGGGATGGAAGGACGAAATACAATGTTGAGGAGGATGATGAACAAAATAAGGCACGTATGGAACACTGGAAACAATTTTTGGGTTGTGAGGACGATACTGATGAAGAAATAAAAGACCAATAA
- a CDS encoding Stomatin-like protein 2, mitochondrial, which produces MQHSLKIIQKNSLLQFSQRASSNVINTIINFVPEQEVWIVERMGKFHKTLKPGLNFLLPVIDRVQYVHNLREIPIDIPQQDVITFDNIIINFESILYIRVVDPYKASYGVVDPEFASRQLAQAVVRSEISKISHDILFKEREKLNIRICDVINKAAESWGLVCIRHEVKKMSMPPTIQEAMQKEVEADKKKRALILESEGKRDAAINIAEGEKKAKVLASQARMEEIINQAQGTAKAMELKADAQKKVIEKIAEALQNNGADKAAALSIAENYIKAFEKLAKESNTLIVPSNVNNVSSMVGEILTVYENIVKKNKN; this is translated from the exons atgcaacattcattaaaaattatccaAAAGAATTCATTATTACAATTTAGTCAAAg aGCATCTTCTAATGTCATAAATACAATCATAAATTTTGTTCCTGAACAAGAAGTATGGATTGTTGAAAGAATGGGCAAGTTTCATAAAACGCTCAAACCA ggtttaaattttcttttacctGTAATTGATCGTGTACAGTATGTTCATAATCTTAGAGAAATACCTATTGATATTCCACAACAAGATGTCATaacttttgataatattattattaattttgaaagTATTTTATACATTCGTGTTGTTGATCCTTACAAAGCTTCTTATGGTGTTGTTGATCCAGAATTTGCATCAAGACAATTAGCTCAAGCTGTTGTTCGATCAGAAATCAGTAAAATTTCACAtgatattttgtttaaagaaagagaaaaattaaatattagaaTTTGTGATGTTATTAATAAAGCTGCTGAATCATGGGGTTTAGTTTGTATTAGGCatgaagttaaaaaaatgtctATGCCACCAACAATTCAGGAGGCAATGCAAAAAGAAGTTGAAGCTGATAAAAAGAAGAGGGCCTTAATTTTGGAATCTGAAGGTAAAAGAGATGCTGCTATTAATATTGCTGAAGGTGAAAAAAAGGCAAAAGTTCTTGCTTCACAAGCTCGAATGGaagaaattataaatcaGGCGCAGGGAACGGCAAAAGCAATGGAACTGAAGGCTGATGCACAAAAAAAggttattgaaaaaattgcaGAGGCACTTCAAAATAATGGTGCAGATAAGGCTGCAGCATTAAGTATTGCTGAGAATTATATTAAAGCATTTGAAAAGTTAGCTAAAGAAAGTAATACTTTAATTGTTCCAAGTAATGTTAATAATGTTAGTTCAATGGTTGGGGAAATCTTGACTGTTTATgaaaatatagttaaaaaaaataaaaattag
- a CDS encoding Calcium and integrin-binding protein 1, which yields MGNRPSSLSDLNLFSKGGVFSREQLEEYQDCTFFTKKDILRLYKRFNALNPNKVLPNMQGTRPSIITLTYEEVEKMPELKENPFRRRICQVFSEDGSGNLTFDDFLDMFSVFSEMAPLQLKLKYAFRIYDFDGDDQIGHDDLSKMIRCLTRDELSDEEVEFIIERIIEEADLDGDEQISYAEFEHVVSRSPDFIRTFHIRI from the exons atGGGAAATCGTCCAAGTAGTTTAAGTGatcttaatttattttctaaaggTGGTGTCTTTAGTAGAGAACAATTAGAAGAATATCag gattgtacattttttactaaaaaagaTATCTTACGTTTATATAAACGTTTTAATGCATTAAATCCAAATAAAGTTCTTCCAAATATGCAAGGAACCCGACCATCAATAATAACATTAACCTATGAAGAGGTAGAAAAAATGCcagaattaaaagaaaatccATTTAGAAGAAGGATATGTCAAGTTTTTTCTGAAGATGGAAGTGGAAATTTAACTTTTGATGATTTTTTAGATATGTTTTCTGTTTTTAGTGAAATGGCACCATTACaacttaaattaaaatatgctTTTAGAATTTATGATTTTGATGGTGATGATCAAATTGGACATGATGATTTAAGTAAAATGATAAGATGCCTGACAAGAGATGAACTAAGTGATGAGGAAGTTGAATTTATCATTGAAAGa attattgAAGAAGCTGATCTTGATGGTGATGAACAGATATCATATGCAGAATTTGAACATGTAGTATCAAGATCACCTGATTTTATAAGAACATTTCATATTcgcatataa